A stretch of DNA from Octopus bimaculoides isolate UCB-OBI-ISO-001 chromosome 23, ASM119413v2, whole genome shotgun sequence:
ccatggcagaatttgaactcaggacataatgacacgaaataccactaagcattttgcccagcatggtaatggttctgccagctcaccatcttaataataatgatgatgataatcctctctactataggcacaaggcctgaaatctgggggaaggggatagtcaattacatcaaccccagtgtgtaaattggtacttatttcatcgaccccgaaaggacaaaaggcaaagtcgacctcggtggtatttaaattcaggatgtaaagatggacaaaatgctgtcaagtattttatctggcatgctcacgactctgccagctcgcttctttaataataacaacaataatccattctacaataggcacaaagcttgaaatttgggggagggggacagtcgattacattgattccagtacccaacaagtatttattttatcaaccccaaaaggatgaaaagcaaagccaaactcagtgtggaatttgaactcagaatgtaaaaacaaagatacccactgagcattttgcacgatatgctaacaattctgccaactcaacaCCTTATGTTGCTCttttaataatggtttttaatctgataaaaaaaaaaaaaagaaaaaagcagcaattttgaggaaatgGATCAGTTGATACCCTAGAGCCCAGTTCTGGactgatagtttattttatccatcccccaaaaagatgaaaggcaaagttgttcttggtgagatttgaacctagaacgcaAAGAGGTGAAATAAATACTTTTACCCgtcactctaatgattctactgaataaaaagaaatttgtgtCATAAAAATGAAACAGATAAGGTAgataattcataatttttataagaaatgatttgtaaatgtgtatatcaaccctgaaagaatgaaaggcaaagtcaaccttggcggaatttgaactcagaaacataaagatggaagaaatgccatttAGCATTTTGTCTAAGCTTGCTACCTTGTattgataaaaaatttaaaatatcaaaaactcatttcatattgttttaaaaatgtttgaaaatagaGAAACCCCACTTACCTGGACTTCATAAAGCGTGTAAACCTTGTTAACCCTGAGTTCCTTGTGTGCTTCTGTCTCAACCACCGAGATATTTTGGAAAAGACACCTTTTGTCGGCAGATGGCCCAGAGTCATCCGACTCACTGTCTGTTTTAGAAGAGGTCTCTGAATTGCCAGAATGAAATGGGTACATCCGAATGCCATCCTCGGTTTGACTCAACCTGGGGATCACAGAGTTTGGCCACAAAGTTTGAAAGGGACTACGTTCAAAAGTGTTCCGCATTGCCGTCGTGGGACTGGAGTCCGAACTTTTCGACCTCATCCCATTCAATTTTTGCTCCTTGCTGCTGGCAGAAGAAACATGGTGTTCATCCAAACCAAATTCGAAAGCTGATTGATTGCTCTCTTTGTCACTACCGGGTGTTTTGTCCgatagaggaagagaggaaaaacTGTTTCGCTGCTCTAAACGCCTGATGAAGCCATGGTCCGATTTATTATCACAGTTCAATTCTTTATTTACACATTCACCAGTTACTTTCTCATTTTCCAAGGAATCCTTTCGATCAGCAGACTTCGCTACAGAAAAACTCTTACCGAAGTCCGTActttcattatcatcgttattgtcattaGCATCGACATCCTCATTAGCAGAACATGAAGACCGTTTACTGTTGTTATTAGAAAACGAGGGCTGATCAGTAACGGACTCATTATCTGACATGGAAGCTTTTCTGCTGTCACTGCCCGAGCCAAAAAACTGTCGATCACCCCCGAAAAGAAAGGGCAACCCTCCTAAAGATATTCGACTGCCTTCTCTTGATCGAAAACCGAAGACATTTTCAAAAGTTGAATCACCGGTGGCAGGTTTTTCTTCACTTGATTTCAAATTATTACCGTTTATCTCCAGAGAATTTTGCATACAtgaattttcttgtttctgttgctgttgctgttgttgtggtgttggttGTAGGTGTGattgttgttctggttgttgtggttgtgacTCTAGTATTTCTGGTGTTTGTAGTCGTGACTGTTGTTGATTTTCTTGTGTTTCTATCTGTTGCTGATTAGACAATACCTGTTCAGGATTTAAAAGAGTTTTAGGCTCATCAAAAGATGACACCTTCTGCTCAAGCTGGATGCTGTTCGGGCGTATTGCTTCCACAATTGTGACATCCTGTTTTTCAGGAGTTGAACCCTGGACTATAACAGGTGGCGGTGGTAGAGGAGGTGGGGGTGGCGTTTCTTTGTCAGCTGTCAATTCATCAGTTTTTCTTATTTCAACCAGTTCTTCTTGTTCATTAGACAGCAGCAGAATTATGCTTTCATGCAAAAAATCCGGGTCTTGAAACATATCAATGAGGGGCATTATAATTTGTAATGTAAAAATTTCAATAAGGATTTTCTTCAAAGAATCAACATTCTTGAATTCCACTGGCAATATATCTAAGCAGTCGATCAGGAGTTCAATGAGTGCCCGGACATGGTCAAACGATGCTTCAGTGCCCTTTGATGCGGGATGCAGAGAATACTTTTGGTCAAATACATCTTCTACAGATGCTGGTAGCTTTTTCTTCTGTGAAGATTTATCACTTGACATTGCATAACACATCTGGATTTTGTAAGTAGCAAACGAGGTCTGGTATTTCATCAAATGTTCACGGCACATTGTGATGGCCCCTGTACATGCAGACAACCGGTTGATAGTACGTGCTCGTCGACACAACTCTAACAGGATTTCCCGAATTTCATCGTGAATATCAACAACTATAGTGGAATCAGAGCAGACCACTTTGTACCAAGATTGAACGTAATCTCTTGTAATTAAATTGACAAACTTTTCGATCTCACAGTTAATTACTTCGCAATAAGGAACATGAGAGTCGGATGTGTGGGGAGACTGGTCGTCACTAGATTTCGAAGAATCCAACCGATTCCGTTGTTTGGGTTTAATTCGCTGCGAAGTGTCGTCCAACCAACTGCTGGATGTGGGCagagacgacgatgacgatattgAGTCGTGCTGAACATTGTCTACCGCCCACCCATTAGTTGCAGACACTTGATTTTTATCGTCGTTGCTTTTATATTCCTTAAAGGTGATAATAGTCATGACAAGCTGAAGAAATAATGTCCGAAGCTTATACGATAAAGTTGTTTTCGCCAAGAGAAATTTGGTAAAAGGTGTAAGGTCCCACAGCTGTTGACTACGGTTCACATGAAAACAGACCACCATGGCTGGAATAATGCCCAAGATATAGGAAATTAAAGGTTTCCATTCATTGTAAAATACGcccaaaaataagaaaaaaccgGCCCATGCCATCAGGGCGTAGCCGGTGAAAAACTGATTGAGGTACGCTAAACAGCGATATTGCCATTTCGTATGTCTCATCCACATGTTGTTGGTGCGCCAGAATTGtagtattttccttctttttctcctgctgctgctattattgatACTAACGtgactgttattactactactactacttgtgttacgacagttgttgctgttgcagttattgttgATAATGTTGGTAGTGGAATaggtgagagtggtggtggtggaggtgatgtttttgttgttgttaatggagATGTTGACGTCGTTGGCTGCACAACAGGCAAAAacagatagaagaagaagaagaagaggtggggAGACAAGAGCAAATATCGAAGTCTATAAAGTGCAGCAACAATAGTTCTTGACGACGAAGACGTGAACGATACACAAGGTCTGTTTTGACCAGTGCAGCTCGCACCACTACAACAAAAACTCGTTCCAGTTGTAGAAGTAGAGCAGAGGAAAGGATAGAGAACCGCAGAGAATGTCCCGGGTTCGATTATGTGGTTACAGGTGttagaagaggaaagaaaagaagcaatACGGGTGGAAGGAGCATCGGACGCAATGAGCTGGTCTGCTGCTACTGACGGCATCACGAATGACGGAGACAACACATTTACAGAGAGACATAAATCGGAACATGaatggggaaaagaaaaaaaaaacaagcaaatattgaaagaaagattaGAGTAACATGGAGATATCAGAAACAAAACAACTATAAGAAGCAAGTAAATGGTGATACCATCGACGACAAGGAAacaaacgaagaagaagaaggcgtaGACTGTCCTGCCAGCagagataggtgtgtgtgtgtgtttcttttaagTCCGCCACAAACGATTCGGTTCAGCCATATTGTTGTTATGGAGTGTGAGGAGTTGGTCATGtgacctgctgctgctgcttatgacAAACTtaatactgatggtggtggtgatagtgatattGATgatacgatgatgataatgatgatggtaatgatgacagtggtggtggtggcggtggtgataacGTTGTTAACGATAACGATGAGcgtaatgctgatgatgattataatgatggtagtggtggtgatgatgatgatggtggtggtatcgCCGATATTGATGACAACTATGATAGTAATGccgatgataatcataataataattattattatggcgatagtagcggcggcggcggatACGCGCCACCCACGTGACTTGTCGGTGTTAATCGAACATTGGCGAAACATTTGAACGGCGAAGTGTTAGCATAATCCTTAAGTTTGGCCTACAAAAAAACCTCAAAGTCGTAAGTCAGTCAGTTTTGACAGATCgcttttaatacacacacacacactgaggtacACAACAGGTTGTTGATTAACTTAGTGAGCTAGACCTTTGATCAACGGCGTTCCAACCATGCCGATCCTGGTACTttggggcaagtatcttctgctatagcctcgggccgatcaaagccttgtgagtggatttagtagacggaacctgaaagaagcgcgtcgtatttGTGTGTCCAACCACTGCTTGACCGacaggtgttgttttgtttacgtcccctaacttagcggtccggcaaaagaagccaaaagaacaagtaccaggcttaataaattattacttttggggtagatttgttcgacttcACACTTCAAGAGtctggccacagtccaatgaatgaaacaagtgaaagacaaacGATAAATATATCCGCGcgagtccacacacacacaccacgggattctttcagtttccgtctactaaatccactcacagggttttgaTCGGCCCagtgctttagtagaagacacacaaagtgcctataataaaaaaaatacatattttatttatttatttcttcatttatttactttaaataaatgtgataaaaatatatgaattgattttttttagNNNNNNNNNNNNNNNNNNNNNNNNNNNNNNNNNNNNNNNNNNNNNNNNNNNNNNNNNNNNNNNNNNNNNNNNNNNNNNNNNNNNNNNNNNNNNNNNNNNNNNNNNNNNNNNNNNNNNNNNNNNNNNNNNNNNNNNNNNNNNNNNNNNNNNNNNNNNNNNNNNNNNNNNNNNNNNNNNNNNNNNNNNNNNNNNNNNNNNNNNNNNNNNNNNNNNNNNNNNNNNNNNNNNNNNNNNNNNNNNNNNNNNNNNNNNNNNNNNNNNNNNNNNNNNNNNNNNNNNNNNNNNNNNNNNNNNNNNNNNNNNNNNNNNNNNNNNNNNNNNNNNNNNNNNNNNNNNNNNNNNNNNNNNNNNNNNNNNNNNNNNNNNNNNNNNNNNNNNNNNNNNNNNNNNNNNNNNNNNNNNNNNNNNNNNNNNNNNNNNNNNNNNNNNNNNNNNNNNNNNNNNNNNNNNNNNNNNNNNNNNNNNNNNNNNNNNNNNNNNNNNNNNNNNNNNNNNNNNNNNNNNNNNNNNNNNNNNNNNNNNNNNNNNNNNNNNNNNNNNNNNNNNNNNNNNNNNNNNNNNNNNNNNNNNNNNNNNNNNNNNNNNNNNNNNNNNNNNNNNNNNNNNNNNNNNNNNNNNNNNNNNNNNNNNNNNNNNNNNNNNNNNNNNNNNNNNNNNNNNNNNNNNNNNNNNNNNNNNNNNNNNNNNNNNNNNNNNNNNNNNNNNNNNNNNNNNNNNNNNNNNNNNNNNNNNNNNNNNNNNNNNNNNNNNNNNNNNNNNNNNNNNNNNNNNNNNNNNNNNNNNNNNNNNNNNNNNNNNNNNNNNNNNNNNNNNNNNNNNNNNNNNNNNNNNNNNNNNNNNNNNNNNNNNNNNNNNNNNNNNNNNNNNNNNNNNNNNNNNNNNNNNNNNNNNNNNNNNNNNNNNNNNNNNNNNNNNNNNNNNNNNNNNNNNNNNNNNNNNNNNNNNNNNNNNNNNNNNNNNNNNNNNNNNNNNNNNNNNNNNNNNNNNNNNNNNNNNNNNNNNNNNNNNNNNNNNNNNNNNNNNNNNNNNNNNNNNNNNNNNNNNNNNNNNNNNNNNNNNNNNNNNNNNNNNNNNNNNNNNNNNNNNNNNNNNNNNNNNNNNNNNNNNNNNNNNNNNNNNNNNNNNNNNNNNNNNNNNNNNNNNNNNNNNNNNNNNNNNNNNNNNNNNNNNNNNNNNNNNNNNNNNNNNNNNNNNNNNNNNNNNNNNNNNNNNNNNNNNNNNNNNNNNNNNNNNNNNNNNNNNNNNNNNNNNNNNNNNNNNNNNNNNNNNNNNNNNNNNNNNNNNNNNNNNNNNNNNNNNNNNNNNNNNNNNNNNNNNNNNNNNNNNNNNNNNNNNNNNNNNNNNNNNNNNNNNNNNNNNNNNNNNNNNNNNctattgatcgctttttttttttctcgatcccttttgatcgacacacccctacttttttttccttccccctcccaaaaagaaaagctctacattgtatttgtcccatctttgttgagccttgtgtggctaataaaagaaatgtatctatctttctatctctctatctagctatctctttcacacatacacaatctctctcttacacacacacaacacatacactgtctatctatctatctatcttttacacatacacaatctatctctctctgtcacacacacacacacacaccacacatcggACAGGAACGAATTTGCTAAGTGGCTGTCACGCTATCCCCACTACACCAAATCTGGCCACTCACAAAACCCTGGCCGGCCGACCAACCAGAAAGCATACCAGACGACACCTTGGCAAAGCGccgtgcagtaggattgaactcaaaaccacgcaGTTTGCTAGGCTTCAAAGCGTTAAGATTACCGTACCGTAGAATGAAAGAATGACAAGAATGTCAGTattcgtttattcattcattcatttatttatttattatctttcaaGAATGTTGTTGCGGTGTTGTTTGGCCTCAAGTCAATTTTGATCGAGAAGacctttcttttatcttctatctttcccttgtttcagtcatttgactgcggccatgctggagcaccgctttgaagagttAATTCGGACAAATCgccccctggtacttatttattattaagcCTGGTAACTGGCAATCCTTCGGTATTTGTACACGACGTCATTCACCCACACGACCTTTTCCTTCGTGACATGACGTCGTTTTCTCATACCGACACTCCAGAGACCAATACCGAAGAACCGCCCATAGCATTTATTCaatggtctattttgccgaaccgcgaaaaGAAggagaggtaaacaaaccaacatcggttgttaacacacacactcatacacacgacgggcttcttccaatttctgtctacgaaatccactcacaaggaatcGGTCAACCAGGGCCCACGAAACCATGTTTGGGGAGCAGATTTCTGAGCATACAGCCATGTCTTCACCTACAATTAATCAAAGGCTTTTCACACACGTAACTGTCTCATCTTCTGTTAGGTATATCTACTAAGACTAACATATCCATTGTTTCCTTccctttttaaagacagtaaagggatatttgagagagagagagagatttggctgtggTTTCTAGTGAGTCGAACTACCACATAGGTGGGGGTTTTCCTCCGTTGACTCGTCGTAAAGGAATGTCGGAGCTGACGAAAACTTTTAATCGTATTACGAACATCGATTTAAtcaaggcgtgtgtgtgtgcgcgcgcgtaatgTCAGATATCGAGGGCGAGGCggggggaagaagagagagagagacacacacacagggagagagagaaagagacagacacacacacagacagagacacggagtgagagagagagacacacacacacatacagggagagagataaagagacagacagagacacggagtgagagagagagacacacacatacaggggagagagaaagagacagacacacacagacagaggcacgcagtgagagagagagagagagagggagagagagacaagagaaatgagagaaagcaagaaagaacacAAAcctataagagagagaggggaatagCAGAATAATCAGTCGAACgttagtttagtttttttttttcgactgcTTGTTCGCAtcgcatgaatgaatgaatgaggaaTACTGGAATAGTTAACACTGTAGTGAACATGAATGgacgaataaaaaaatatatgagaagcatgttatataaataaatcaatgagCGAGTAAaatgaatgaggaaagaaaaaggaagaagaatagaAAGACAACCGTAAATGCCTCATATAATGTGTAATAAGCTTATTATTTCTCGGAAAGaagtggaaatatattttatattctcaatatgtgtgtttttttcttctttcgttcttttcctCTCGTATCTTTCGTTGTTGCTTTCCATTTtgattcaatatatttcattcgtttattagTCATTCTTTTATTCCGCTTCTTTTATTATTCCATTCTTCGCtggttattttgtttattctttcataCTTCGTTGacggttctttctttctttctttctagttgttttggttttgtttattttattttctacttttttcaCGCTTGCCTCTCGTTCTTCGTTTTGGAAACATTCGACTTCGTAGTGAAAGCGTGGGGTTTAGCacttaggatattcggctcacgatcgtaaagtcgtgagttcgattcccagcggcgtgtggtgtccttgagcaagaatattttattttacgttaCTTTAGTCCATTCAActgataaaaatgagtagtacctttttgtaaaattcttttgtaaattttttttttttttctaaatatgcagaaaaatacgaacattatgattcggacaaaaatttcaaaacatttctgtagttagggttagggttttagggttagggttttagggttagggttttagggttaggattttagggttagtgttagtgttggggaaaaaagacaaaattgaagaatttggcGGGGAAAAAGGCACTGTcgtggtattagctgtcagaagtgaaagtagaaaaatctgacaaggaacgttactgctggtttgagttgatgctttggctactgactggccggagctatctatctgtctgcctgcctgactGGCCGGAGNNNNNNNNNNagggttttagggttagggttttagggttagggttttagggttaggattttagggttagtgttagtgttggggaaaaaagacaaaattgaagaatttggcGGGGAAAAAGGCACTGTcgtggtattagctgtcagaagtgaaagtagaaaaatctgacaaggaacgttactgctggtttgagttgatgctttggctactgactggccggagctatctatctgtctgcctgcctgactggccggagctatctatctgtctgtctgtctgtctctctctctatctatccctcGTCCACCTTCGTTTGTGTCCGtacaatttatcaaattagaaaacgcaaattcaatataaaaatatattttctgaaattgcaaattatttaaaatagaaaaatagaaaaatataattttcaacagagagaatttatcaaaatagaaaacaaatgaagttggagttaagttttaaaataaatgtgataCTTATGCTCTGTAGATACTAAGGTCAGACCCTTTAGTTTGACCGATACTTATACTCTGGAATGTTTCAACCGCATGGTTATAGGTgtcgaatttgttccaataactttccgAAGATTTCATCCTTAAATTCATAATGCCACATGAATTCAATGAGATGAGACTGAAGTAAATTTCGGGCTgttccattttctctcttgttGCGATTCTTTACATGCTTCCATAAACATTCTATGTGATTGGTTGTGACAAAATGTTACCGGATCAACAAAATTTATGGAATGATTTACAGTCAAATGTCTATATCCTAGCTGATTGAGCGTATTATATGAACGCCAGAGGTCAGAAATTATAGTCGTACCAGGCAATATACGCTCTTGTATAATTTCTAAAAGTGTCTCTGCAGACCGGTCTTCCACTGCCACCAAAAAACATCTTGTATCCCTTTCCAAAGCACCAAACACCCACTGCGTTTTAACCCGATGGCCAACATTGTATTTTCTTCTGACAAACACACTTTCATCTATCTCCACAATTCGGTTTGGTCCTCCTAGCTTAATGTTTTGTGCAACATAATATTCTGCACATACATCACGGCAAAAATGTCTCCAATCTGTGAAGGCTACATTCACTATACGACATTCTTGGGGCAGAAGTCATAGTGAAAATCCGAAAGTGAAAAACCTTCAACTAATTTTTTTCACACGTGTTGATTTCAAAGTGAACAACTTTGAATTacgcgtggtggtggtggtggtggtcattggtgGGGCTGATGGGTGtatgtgatttgtttttaaaaataataatgaataatgcaaaaatatatttatttataaagtttatattgaacatggaatgaaatatatttatttataaactttaaactgaacttcatttgtttaaattctacggaaacaaGCGAAGGTGgacgagtaatagatagatagatagatagatagatagatagatagacagacagaaagatagatagctccagccagtcaggcaggcagacagacagacagacagatagatagctcagaccagtcaggcaggcagacagacagatagatagctctggccagtcaggcagacagacagacagacacacacattcaaggcagtgccccagcatggctgcagtctaataactggaacaagtaaaagatatatacagagTTAGCCAAAAGTCACAAGACAGTaaataaaaattccataaatacttagtattcaattttatttattcattccaattataaatgtttattaatt
This window harbors:
- the LOC106879713 gene encoding uncharacterized protein LOC106879713, whose translation is MWMRHTKWQYRCLAYLNQFFTGYALMAWAGFFLFLGVFYNEWKPLISYILGIIPAMVVCFHVNRSQQLWDLTPFTKFLLAKTTLSYKLRTLFLQLVMTIITFKEYKSNDDKNQVSATNGWAVDNVQHDSISSSSSLPTSSSWLDDTSQRIKPKQRNRLDSSKSSDDQSPHTSDSHVPYCEVINCEIEKFVNLITRDYVQSWYKVVCSDSTIVVDIHDEIREILLELCRRARTINRLSACTGAITMCREHLMKYQTSFATYKIQMCYAMSSDKSSQKKKLPASVEDVFDQKYSLHPASKGTEASFDHVRALIELLIDCLDILPVEFKNVDSLKKILIEIFTLQIIMPLIDMFQDPDFLHESIILLLSNEQEELVEIRKTDELTADKETPPPPPLPPPPVIVQGSTPEKQDVTIVEAIRPNSIQLEQKVSSFDEPKTLLNPEQVLSNQQQIETQENQQQSRLQTPEILESQPQQPEQQSHLQPTPQQQQQQQKQENSCMQNSLEINGNNLKSSEEKPATGDSTFENVFGFRSREGSRISLGGLPFLFGGDRQFFGSGSDSRKASMSDNESVTDQPSFSNNNSKRSSCSANEDVDANDNNDDNESTDFGKSFSVAKSADRKDSLENEKVTGECVNKELNCDNKSDHGFIRRLEQRNSFSSLPLSDKTPGSDKESNQSAFEFGLDEHHVSSASSKEQKLNGMRSKSSDSSPTTAMRNTFERSPFQTLWPNSVIPRLSQTEDGIRMYPFHSGNSETSSKTDSESDDSGPSADKRCLFQNISVVETEAHKELRVNKVYTLYEVQYDASYVSENGELSTKTGKVKRRFREFCTLQQKLEERNVYRKCLKDIKGPKGWKHPLFGNMDQENVTQRRKFLDNYLKNLIKKENISNGPELREFLAYEGDAHIAYVRRTREINMPRIDKAFVKTVSGVLDRIATTVLPRSLSQDKTSPSGYSPNRKDSLSPNKLTEEEVKIIEDSDQILVDIDIPNYESWFRVVEANVSKHIESIKCRRDSSTEVTNQSSSPHSPLSTNQSCSSHTPSLTNQSCSSSNLPSVGQNFSSNSLHTTNTSSSLHGFSMTNDSCSSSYLPSTNENNSSLHTSSDTKATENNTDPFRAHIKDQETDPLNSVRGKSSCAGNSCGGCKGRIVFLIV